One genomic segment of Gammaproteobacteria bacterium includes these proteins:
- a CDS encoding DUF3426 domain-containing protein — translation MLTRCPKCDTCFRVTPEQLKAARGDVRCGRCFNTFNALEHLENQDSEGAAPPTLVPAPVTSTPDTPSAPMVLRTQEIVAEIEARTKVTPPKIEAHSSHFGLWMGTALLLVVTLALQYGFFHRNQLAQSPQLRPLAEQLCTVLFCDLPPRSDPSKLKLSNRDIRLHPQQSQALLVEATLSNQADFTQSFPIMELTFHDISGQVIAGRRFQPFEYLADSAANIVHGMPPRQPYQIKLELADPGTQAVGFEFNFL, via the coding sequence ATGCTGACCCGCTGCCCAAAATGCGACACCTGTTTTCGCGTTACCCCCGAACAACTCAAGGCGGCGCGTGGCGATGTGCGCTGCGGCCGCTGCTTTAACACCTTTAACGCACTGGAGCACCTGGAAAATCAGGACTCTGAAGGAGCTGCGCCGCCGACACTGGTGCCGGCACCCGTCACGAGCACCCCAGACACCCCATCCGCGCCCATGGTGCTTCGCACCCAGGAGATCGTTGCCGAGATCGAAGCCCGCACCAAAGTAACCCCGCCCAAGATAGAGGCACATTCTTCTCATTTCGGATTATGGATGGGTACTGCCCTATTATTGGTCGTCACCCTGGCACTGCAATATGGATTCTTTCATCGCAATCAGCTCGCTCAAAGCCCCCAGCTCCGCCCACTGGCCGAACAACTGTGTACTGTGCTGTTCTGCGACCTGCCACCGCGCAGTGATCCGAGCAAGTTAAAGCTCAGCAATCGCGATATCCGGCTCCATCCGCAGCAATCCCAAGCCCTGCTGGTCGAAGCCACGCTCAGTAATCAGGCCGATTTCACCCAATCTTTCCCGATCATGGAACTGACCTTTCACGACATCAGCGGCCAGGTGATCGCTGGTCGCCGGTTCCAACCCTTTGAATACCTGGCCGACTCGGCCGCCAACATTGTCCATGGTATGCCTCCACGCCAGCCCTACCAGATCAAACTGGAACTGGCCGACCCGGGAACCCAGGCCGTGGGCTTCGAATTTAACTTTCTATAA